A window of the Brassica oleracea var. oleracea cultivar TO1000 chromosome C1, BOL, whole genome shotgun sequence genome harbors these coding sequences:
- the LOC106314556 gene encoding chaperone protein dnaJ 11, chloroplastic-like, with protein MSGILVNCAGNSLRFSPGTSLPQPKSTRSHNGTARFPTGANSFRASAQTLNAEPAVTESVRRRASSLYELLKVNETASLPEIKTAYRSLAKVYHPDASESDGRDFMEIHKAYATLADPTKRAIYDSTLGARRRRVQVGAMGRAGRAYSTTRRWETDQCW; from the coding sequence ATGTCCGGAATCTTAGTTAATTGCGCCGGTAACTCCCTCCGCTTCTCGCCGGGAACCAGCCTTCCCCAGCCTAAGTCAACCAGATCACACAACGGCACCGCTCGATTTCCCACCGGAGCAAACTCGTTTAGAGCTTCGGCGCAGACTCTGAACGCGGAGCCAGCTGTAACGGAATCCGTTCGTCGGCGAGCGTCGAGCCTGTACGAGCTTCTGAAAGTCAACGAAACGGCGTCCTTGCCGGAGATCAAGACGGCGTACAGGAGCCTAGCGAAGGTTTACCATCCCGACGCGTCGGAGTCGGACGGACGAGATTTCATGGAGATCCACAAAGCTTACGCGACGCTGGCGGATCCGACGAAGAGAGCGATCTACGATTCGACGCTGGGAGCGCGGCGGAGACGTGTGCAGGTCGGAGCGATGGGTCGGGCGGGTCGGGCGTATTCGACGACCCGGAGGTGGGAGACGGATCAGTGTTGGTGA